In Castanea sativa cultivar Marrone di Chiusa Pesio chromosome 6, ASM4071231v1, a single window of DNA contains:
- the LOC142640924 gene encoding uncharacterized protein LOC142640924, with amino-acid sequence MRKKYKSYVHFAWSNPNRWFPFLGVLKKNLSSSHSSHLGFYFCFSLSLSQSMESLSRLNNCHQSLHHLSLNHHRPSLPKPISSLFLTTPPSPSPPPPPPPSSSPLIRASSSPDPLSQKPLSQTLKSLLKLTLPTIASTATATLFFIRFNPKSLLVPTTTQPQPQQQQPNGVITCSDLKVKLKVVDYLIELKPDDQAWNLLKTQIRNYSLELDSARFGFREILDKDLLCHKPHCEDIRECLEMVDELKDLSLEIEAAMDNCIRNSDIKLYLRDFKYLVARVRDSKRKVFGALKYFQELEQRDHNYRD; translated from the coding sequence ATGCGCAAGAAGTACAAATCCTATGTTCATTTTGCCTGGTCAAACCCAAACCGCTGGTTCCCATTTCTCGGGGTTTTGAAGAAGAATTTGTCTTCCTCTCACTCCTCCCATTTgggtttttacttttgtttctctctctctctctctcaatcaaTGGAATCTCTTTCTAGACTCAACAATTGTCACCAAAGCCTCCACCACCTCTCACTCAATCACCACCGCCCATCACTCCCAAAACCcatctcttctctcttcctcacaaccccaccatcaccatcaccaccaccaccaccaccaccatcatcgTCACCACTCATAAGAGCTTCATCCTCACCAGACCCACTTTCCCAAAAGCCACTCTCCCAAACCCTCAAATCCCTCCTCAAACTCACACTCCCCACCATAGCctccacagccacagccacactGTTCTTCATTAGGTTCAACCCCAAGTCCCTCCTTGTCCCCACTACtacacaaccacaaccacaacaacaacaacccaatGGTGTTATTACCTGCTCTGACCTCAAGGTCAAGCTGAAAGTCGTTGACTATCTCATTGAACTCAAACCAGATGACCAAGCTTGGAATTTGTTGAAGACCCAGATTCGGAATTATAGCCTAGAGCTTGATTCTGCTAGATTTGGGTTCAGAGAGATACTCGACAAGGACTTGTTGTGTCACAAGCCTCATTGTGAGGACATAAGGGAGTGTTTGGAAATGGTTGATGAACTCAAAGACTTGTCTTTAGAAATCGAGGCTGCAATGGACAATTGTATTAGGAATTCGGATATCAAATTATATTTGAGGGATTTCAAGTATTTGGTTGCGCGAGTCAGGGATTCTAAGAGGAAAGTTTTTGGTGCGTTGAAGTATTTTCAGGAGCTTGAGCAACGAGACCATAACTACAGGGACTAA
- the LOC142640754 gene encoding transketolase, chloroplastic, with protein MASSTSLTLSQALLARATSLHQSSTDRVSLATFTGLKSSTTTTTTTSPLLSSSRRAANRRCAALPGPTRTRPGAVKAVSVETAVGQAADTALVEKSINTIRFLAIDAVEKANSGHPGLPMGCAPMGHVLYDEVMRYNPKNPYWFNRDRFVLSAGHGCMLQYALLHLAGYDSVQEEDLKSFRQWGSKTPGHPENFETPGVEVTTGPLGQGIANAVGLALAEKHLAARYNKPDNEIVDHYTYVILGDGCQMEGISNEVCSLAGHWGLGKLIAFYDDNHISIDGDTEIAFTESVDKRFEGLGWHVIWVKNGNTGYDEIRAAIKEAKAVTDKPTLIKVTTTIGFGSPNKANSYSVHGSALGAKEVDATRKNLGWPFEPFHVPEDVKKHWSRHAPKGSALEAEWNAKFAEYEKKYKEEAAELKSIITGELPVGWEKALPTYTPESPADATRNLSQQCLNALAKVLPGFLGGSADLASSNMTLLKMFGDFQKDTPEERNVRFGVREHGMGAICNGIALHSPGGLIPYCATFFVFTDYMRAAIRISALSEAGVIYVMTHDSIGLGEDGPTHQPIEHIASFRAMPNILMLRPADGNETAGAYKVAVLNRKRPSILALSRQKLKQLPGTSIEGVEKGGYIISDNSSGNKPDVILIGTGSELEIAAQAAEELRKEGKAVRVVSFISWELFDEQSDAYKESVLPAAVSARVSIEAGSTFGWEKIIGSKGKAIGIDRFGASAPAGRIYKEYGLTAEAVIAAAKELS; from the exons TTCACCGGCCTCAaatcctccaccaccaccaccaccaccaccagcccGCTCCTCTCCTCCTCCCGCCGCGCCGCCAACCGCCGGTGCGCTGCCCTGCCCGGCCcgacccggacccgacccggcGCAGTCAAGGCCGTCTCCGTCGAGACCGCGGTGGGCCAGGCCGCCGACACCGCGCTAGTGGAGAAGTCGATCAACACGATCCGGTTCCTGGCGATCGACGCCGTCGAGAAGGCGAATTCGGGTCACCCGGGTCTGCCCATGGGCTGCGCCCCGATGGGACACGTGTTGTACGACGAGGTCATGAGGTACAACCCGAAGAACCCGTATTGGTTCAACCGTGACCGCTTCGTCCTCTCTGCGGGTCACGGTTGTATGCTACAGTACGCTCTTCTTCACCTCGCTGGCTACGACAGCGTCCAG GAAGAAGATTTGAAGAGTTTCAGACAGTGGGGAAGCAAGACCCCTGGACATCCTGAGAATTTTGAGACACCTGGTGTTGAAGTTACAACTG GTCCTCTTGGGCAGGGTATTGCCAATGCTGTTGGTTTGGCTCTTGCTGAGAAACACTTGGCTGCTCGTTACAACAAGCCCGACAATGAGATCGTTGACCATTACAC ATATGTTATATTGGGAGATGGTTGTCAAATGGAGGGGATTTCGAATGAAGTCTGTTCTCTTGCCGGACACTGGGGGCTTGGGAAGTTGATTGCTTTCTATGATGATAACCACATTTCTATTGATGGCGACACCGAGATTGCATTCACCGAGAGTGTTGACAAACGTTTTGAGGGTCTTGGGTGGCACGTTATTTGGGTGAAGAATGGAAACACTGGCTATGATGAAATTCGTGCTGCTATTAAGGAGGCAAAGGCTGTGACAGACAAGCCCACTTTGATCAAG GTGACTACAACCATTGGTTTTGGGTCTCCAAATAAGGCAAACTCATACAGTGTACATGGAAGTGCTCTGGGTGCCAAGGAAGTCGATGCCACTAGGAAgaaccttggatggccatttgAGCCTTTCCACGTGCCAGAGGATGTTAAAAA GCATTGGAGTCGCCATGCCCCCAAGGGTTCTGCTCTTGAAGCTGAATGGAATGCCAAGTTTGCTGAATATGAGAAGAAGTACAAGGAGGAGGCTGCAGAGCTCAAGTCTATCATTACTGGTGAACTACCTGTTGGCTGGGAGAAAGCCCTTCCT ACATACACTCCTGAGAGCCCAGCTGATGCCACCAGAAATCTGTCTCAGCAATGCCTTAATGCACTAGCAAAGGTTCTCCCTGGTTTCCTAGGTGGTAGTGCAGATCTTGCATCTTCCAACATGACATTGCTGAAAATGTTTGGTGACTTCCAAAAGGACACCCCAGAAGAGCGCAATGTTAGGTTTGGTGTTAGAGAGCATGGCATGGGAGCCATTTGCAATGGCATTGCCCTTCACAGCCCTGGTGGTCTGATTCCATACTGTgctactttttttgttttcaccGACTACATGCGAGCAGCTATCAGGATTTCTGCCTTATCTGAAGCTGGAGTTATCTACGTTATGACCCATGATTCAATTGGGCTTGGAGAAGATGGCCCAACCCATCAACCAATAGAGCACATTGCAAGTTTCCGGGCAATGCCCAACATATTGATGCTCCGCCCAGCTGATGGAAATGAGACTGCTGGAGCATACAAGGTTGCAGTTCTTAACAGGAAGAGACCCTCCATCCTTGCCCTTTCTCGGCAAAAGCTGAAACAACTTCCTGGAACTTCCATTGAAGGAGTTGAAAAGGGAGGCTACATTATTTCAGACAATTCTTCTGGTAACAAGCCAGATGTTATTTTGATTGGAACTGGTTCTGAATTGGAAATTGCTGCTCAAGCTGCGGAGGAACTAAGAAAGGAAGGCAAGGCTGTTAGAGTTGTCTCTTTCATCTCTTGGGAACTCTTTGATGAGCAATCAGATGCCTACAAGGAAAGTGTTTTGCCAGCAGCTGTGTCAGCTAGGGTTAGCATTGAGGCTGGATCAACATTTGGGTGGGAGAAAATTATTGGAAGCAAAGGTAAGGCAATAGGTATTGACCGGTTTGGCGCAAGTGCTCCAGCAGGGAGAATATACAAGGAGTATGGTCTTACTGCAGAGGCTGTTATTGCAGCAGCTAAGGAACTTTCCTAG